The DNA window GCCAGCCCACCGTATAAAATTGCTGCCATCAAAGTCAGCGGGGGAAATGATACCGCAATACTTTTCCGTGTCAACGGTTGACCACGCAATTGCCCGGAACCAGAAGCATTGCCGATGGTCTAAGCCAGTGAGCTCTGCAACAGATCTGCAATGCAAATGCGGGCCTGCGCTCAACTGAACAAAGAGTTTCGGTTTCCATTGAAAACTCTGCCAGATACCTTAATATCTACAACTAACGTGCGAAACCGAGATTTCTGTACGGTGGCCACCTGGCCGTTATCGGCCGGCCTTCCTTGACCGGCGTTTTTTGGAGAATGTGATGGAAAACAGACGTTACCCGGACGCGCAACAAAAAGCGTCTCCTATGAGTAACAGCGATGCGTCGTTTGGTATCGGTTACAGTGATGATGTAGTCGCTGTACTGCGTAATACCTACATGCTGCTCGGCATGACCCTGGCTTTTTCTGCCTTCGTCGCCTGGATGAGCATGGACGCCGCCTACCCTGGCCCAATCATCACCATCGCGGTTTACCTGGGCCTGCTGTTTGTCACCTATAAACTGCAAAACAGTGCGTGGGGCATCCTGAGCACATTTGCACTAACAGGTTTCATGGGCTACACCTTGGGCCCCATGATCGGCGCCTTCGCTGCGGCGGAAGCGATGGGCATAGTTAACCTGGCTCTGAGCATGACGGCGGTCACCTTTGTCGGCCTGTCGGTCTTTACGCTCGTGACCCGTAAGGATTTCAGCTTCCTCAGCGGCTTTATCATGATCGGGTTCCTGGTCCTGCTAGCCGGCATAGTGGCTAACATCTTCCTGCAGATCCCTGCCCTGCAGCTGGCAATATCAGCTGGCGTGACACTGTTCGCGGGCGCCTGCATCCTGTTCCAGACCAGCGCAATTATCCACGGCGGTGAGCGCAACTACATCATGGCGACGATTGGGCTGTACGTTGCAATCTATAACCTCTTCGTCAGCCTGCTTCACCTATTGATGGCGTTTTCAGGCGACGAGTAGCAATCAAGTCGTGATAGCGCTGCTATCGAGCACCAGACCGCTAACGAGCACCAGATAATCAGCGCGGTCTGAAATAAGCTCTGATGTAACATTCACCCCGATGCACAGCTACCTGTCATCGGGGTTTTTCTTGACCTTTTGTTGGGCTTGAGGCCGACCTTTTAAAAAGGTCTAAGGCTAGGAAGTCAGTACCCCACCATCCATATTCAGGGTTGGTCACGAGATGCAGTTTGCCATTACCATAACTGGTGCACCGCATAGCACCCAGGCGCCCCAGACGGCCTACTCGTTCGCGCTGGCGCTGTATGAAGCCGGGCACGCTATCGAACGTCTGTTTCTGTACGGCGACGGCGTGCTGCTGGCCTCCAATCTGCAGGTCGTGGCCGGCGATGAGCCGAATTGGGGCCTGCTCTGGCGCAAGCTGGTTGAGGATCACAGCATTCAGGCGACGGTATGCGTAGCGTCCGCGCTGCGCCGGGGTATCATCGACGAACGGGAAGCCCAGCGACATGAGCTTGGGCAATGCGCTAACGTGCCGCCACCCTGGGTAATTGCAGGGCTCGGCGACTGGATAGAAATGACTCAGGTAGCGGACCGGCACCTGCTGTTCGGTCCCTCATACTAAACAGCGCTTTTTTCGAAGCGCGAACGTTTGCATAAGACCAGCGCTTGCACAGGTGTCAGTTGAGTGAGCTTCGGTCGGGCGACATTAGTTGAGTGAGCATGGTTCAGCGAGCAAGAGCATGAGTGAGA is part of the Hydrocarboniclastica marina genome and encodes:
- the tusD gene encoding sulfurtransferase complex subunit TusD, whose amino-acid sequence is MQFAITITGAPHSTQAPQTAYSFALALYEAGHAIERLFLYGDGVLLASNLQVVAGDEPNWGLLWRKLVEDHSIQATVCVASALRRGIIDEREAQRHELGQCANVPPPWVIAGLGDWIEMTQVADRHLLFGPSY
- a CDS encoding Bax inhibitor-1/YccA family protein, translating into MSNSDASFGIGYSDDVVAVLRNTYMLLGMTLAFSAFVAWMSMDAAYPGPIITIAVYLGLLFVTYKLQNSAWGILSTFALTGFMGYTLGPMIGAFAAAEAMGIVNLALSMTAVTFVGLSVFTLVTRKDFSFLSGFIMIGFLVLLAGIVANIFLQIPALQLAISAGVTLFAGACILFQTSAIIHGGERNYIMATIGLYVAIYNLFVSLLHLLMAFSGDE